A window from Carassius carassius chromosome 40, fCarCar2.1, whole genome shotgun sequence encodes these proteins:
- the LOC132121848 gene encoding serine/threonine-protein kinase pim-3-like: MVASSQPGYQQLVPLEIALTILANKGPRVPEIIQLLDWKDYDDHFVMILECPSPCETLEDFVGRQGGSLNESLARRVMMQVAQAANVCCQRQVFHRDIKLNNLLINNQTVEVKLIDFGCGDILRTTVYMSYSGTATYSPPEFHIKGKYHGKPATVWSLGVLLFKIVAGYYPSFLDLHILKLNLWSKTGLSNECCRLLRALLQIKPKNRIQLEEILSHKWFMVTT; the protein is encoded by the exons ATGGTGGCCTCTTCACAA CCTGGATATCAGCAACTTGTTCCACTGGAGATCGCCCTCACAATCCTGGCAAATAAAGGCCCCAGAGTGCCAGAGATCATCCAGCTGCTGGACTGGAAGGACTACGATGACCATTTCGTCATGATCCTTGAATGTCCCTCTCCTTGCGAGACTTTGGAAGACTTTGTGGGGCGTCAGGGTGGAAGTCTCAACGAGAGCTTAGCACGGCGAGTCATGATGCAGGTGGCTCAGGCTGCGAACGTGTGCTGCCAGCGCCAAGTGTTCCACCGTGACATCAAACTGAACAACCTTCTCATCAACAACCAGACAGTTGAAGTCAAACTAATTGACTTTGGGTGTGGGGACATTCTGAGGACAACAGTCTACATGTCATACTCTG GCACAGCAACATACTCCCCTCCTGAGTTTCACATAAAGGGAAAGTACCACGGCAAGCCTGCGACGGTTTGGTCACTGGGGGTTCTGTTATTTAAAATAGTGGCTGGATATTATCCAAGTTTCTTAGATCTGCACATACTCAAACTGAACCTCTGGTCCAAAACTGGTCTGTCAAACG AATGCTGCAGATTGCTCCGCGCTCTCCTGCAAATAAAGCCAAAGAACCGAATTCAGCTGGAGGAAATCCTTTCACACAAGTGGTTTATG gTCACCACATAA